A genome region from Platichthys flesus chromosome 12, fPlaFle2.1, whole genome shotgun sequence includes the following:
- the eif4e1c gene encoding eukaryotic translation initiation factor 4E family member 1c, giving the protein MATSEPKAPETEDQPTESQVVANPEQYVKHPLQNKWALWYFKNDKSKSWTENLRLISKFDTVEDFWALYNHIQQPSKLGFGCDYCLFKDGIKPMWEDDRNKLGGRWLMTLNKQQRHNDLDRYWMETLLCFVGESFDEASEDVCGAVVNVRPKGDKIAIWTSNCQNRDAIMTIGQVYKERLSIPNKAMIGYQSHDDTSSKSGSTTKNLYTV; this is encoded by the exons ATGGCGACATCGGAGCCG aaAGCACCTGAAACTGAAGATCAACCGACTGAAAGCCAAGTCGTTGCAAATCCCGAGCAGTACGTCAAACACCCTCTGCAAAACAA atGGGCGCTGTGGTATTTCAAAAATGACAAGAGCAAAAGCTGGACAGAGAACCTGCGTCTCATTTCCAAATTTGACACAGTGGAAGACTTCTGGGC ATTATACAACCACATACAGCAACCTAGCAAACTTGGCTTTGGTTGTGATTATTGCTTATTTAAG GATGGGATTAAGCCAATGTGGGAGGACGACAGGAACAAACTGGGAGGTCGATGGCTGATGACTCTCAATAAACAACAGCGACACAATGACCTGGACCGCTACTGGATGGAGACG ctcttGTGTTTTGTCGGCGAGTCGTTCGATGAGGCAAGTGAAGACGTGTGTGGTGCTGTGGTCAACGTCAGACCCAAAGGTGACAAAATAGCCATCTGGACGAGCAACTGCCAAAACAGGGATGCCATCATGACGATAGG GCAAGTTTATAAAGAGCGCCTGAGCATCCCCAACAAAGCCATGATCGGCTACCAGTCACATGACGACACGTCCAGCAAGAGCGGATCCACCACCAAGAACCTGTACACCGTTTGA